The Glycine soja cultivar W05 chromosome 3, ASM419377v2, whole genome shotgun sequence genome window below encodes:
- the LOC114405078 gene encoding uncharacterized protein LOC114405078: MESLTTLISDNTAVKQVPFSIVSSKSIGYISLCGFKGLSHDVFPSIILSWMSPTMNPLSRIRSFSGTSSSLVSMHLQNNDLGDLAPMLSRISNLRSVWMQCDTEFQLRKQVNAIMNFGYGVNFTVLENSKNYRSYFIGIGRYQVFNTLTDDSISEEMGTIEAWRDVLLPGDNHPYWLTHTGEGHSVCFTVPEDCPLKGMALCVGYSSTPKIMATKFLISVVMVNYTKCTIQIFKRDTVISFNYEDWQGIVSHFGPGDKVKIFVLFDHGLVVKKTAVYLACDKSIGKEMKPSANKKFGYMWLIVAGAGILVGLIMIWLLVDPREMKPSAKKFGNIVVAVLVGLVVSWLHYIAY, encoded by the exons ATGGAATCCTTGACAACTCTAATTTCCGACAATACTGCTGTGAAACAAGTGCCCTTTTCAATAGTAAGCTCAAAAAGCATTGGATATATATCCCTATGTGGATTTAAAGGATTGTCACATGATGTTTTTCCTTCTATCATTCTGTCTTGGATGTCTCCGACAATGAATCCTCTATCTCGTATTCGTTCGTTTTCTGGTACTTCATCATCGCTAGTTTCCATGCATCTGCAGAATAATGATTTGGGTGATCTAGCACCAATGCTTAGCAGAATTTCAAACCTTCGAAGTGTTTGGATGCAATGTGACACGGAGTTCCAGTTACGTAAACAAGTAAATGCAATTATGAATTTCGGTTATGGTGTTAATTTTACAGTATTAGAAAATTCAAAGAATTACAGGTCTTATTTTATTGGAATTGGAAGATACCAAGTCTTCAATACTCTCACCGATGATAGCATATCTGAG GAAATGGGAACCATTGAGGCTTGGCGGGATGTTTTGCTCCCAGGTGACAATCATCCTTATTGGTTGACCCATACAGGTGAGGGACATTCAGTGTGTTTTACTGTGCCTGAGGATTGTCCCTTGAAGGGAATGGCTTTGTGTGTTGGTTATTcatcaacccctaaaatcatggCAACCAAATTTCTTATTAGTGTCGTAATGGTTAATTACACAAAGTGCACCATCCAGATATTCAAGCGAGACACAGTAATTTCCTTTAATTATGAAGATTGGCAGGGCATAGTATCACATTTTGGACCTGGAGACAAGGTGAAGATTTTTGTGCTTTTTGATCATGGATTAGTTGTCAAGAAGACAGCTGTCTATCTAGCGTGTGATAAATCAATTGGCAAGGAAATGAAGCCTTCTGCCAACAAAAAGTTCGGATATATGTGGTTAATAGTAGCGGGAGCGGGAATACTGGTAGGTTTAATAATGATTTGGTTGCTGGTTGACCCAAGGGAAATGAAGCCTTCTGCCAAAAAGTTCGGAAATATAGTAGTGGCAGTACTGGTCGGTTTAGTAGTGAGTTGGTTGCACTATATTGCGTATTAA